The Artemia franciscana chromosome 2, ASM3288406v1, whole genome shotgun sequence genome segment atatatatatatatatatatctatatatataaaaataagttgtctgtctgtctgtctgtggatggatcaggtgacgtcacctgaaaaaactggatcaggtgacgtcaaaactgaaaaaactaaaaaaggcaaaaactacaaaaaaaactaaaaactaataaaaaaataaaaaagctaaaaaactaaaaaaactaaaaaaaggcaaaaactacaaaaaaaaactaaaaactaataaaaaagctaaaaaactaaaaaaactaaaaaaggcaaaaactacaaaaaaaaactaaaaactaataaaaaaaaaaagctaaaaaactaaaaaaactaaaaaaactaaaaaaaagataaaaaacgaaaaaaactaaaaactaaaaaaaaactaaaaaaaaaggaaaaaactgaaaaataagctaaaataaaggtaaaaaccaataaaaaactaaaaaaaaaactgaaaaaactaaaaaaaggcaaaaactacaaaaaaaactaaaaactaataaaaaaagtaaaaaagctaaaaaactaaaaaaactaaaaaaaggtaaaaaactaaaaaaaataaaaaataaaaaaaaactaaaaaaaaaggaaaaaactgaaaaataagctaaaataaaggtaaaaaccaataaaaaactaaaaagaaaaaaaggaaaaaactaaaaaaaattttcatctaaaaaactaaaaaaaactaaaaaaggtaaaaactaaaagaactaaaaaagaaaaaaataaatgacgaaactcaaagagaaagcgaccaggacaaaaggaatgttcgattagcaatcaacaaagcaccgggacacagggagtataaatgacgaccaggacataagtaaaaaaaaaattaacaaaactaaaaagaagttaaaaactacaaaaaaactaaaaagaaaaaaaaactaaaaactaataaaaaaactaaaaaatctaaaaatctaaataaactaaaaaagaaaaaaaaaggaaaaaaataaaggagaaaaacaaaactaaaaaacgaatgtatatacagaccggtacaccgggatacaaatgacgaccgggacacagggaatataaatgacgaccgggacacagggacacaactacaacggggacaccgggggaaacagggggatataaatgacgaccgggacaaaaaaactaaaaagaaaaaaaaactaaaaactaataaaaaaactaaaaaatctaaaaatctaaataagctaaaaaagaaaaaaaaaaaggaaaaaaataaaggagaaaaacaaaactaaaaaacgaatgtatatacagaccgggacaccgggatacaaatgacgaccgggacacagggaatataaatgacgaccgggacacagggacacaactacaacggggacaccgggggaaacagggggatgtaaatgacgaccgggacaccgggacagggaatggtcgattagcaatcaccatcaacaaagctcaagggcaatcattagaatcatgaggtatagatctgaatacagattgttttcccatggaccattatatgttgcatgttcaagagtcggtaaacctgacaatctatttatatgcaaagacaatgggacagcaaagaatgttgtatattcgcaagttttacgtagttaaaaccatatatatatatatatatatatatatatatatatatatatatatatatatatctatctatattcacagtgggacatagggacacaactacaatggcgcgtaactattatggcgcgtaacgacttacgcgcgcgggggggcttggggggggggcgcgaagcgcccccaccaactaggtgttggggtggcgcgaagcgccaccccaacagctagtatatatatatatatatatatatatatatatatatatatatatatatatatatatatatatatatatatatataaatatatatatatatatatataatatatatatatatatatatatatatgtttttaactacgtaaaacatgcgaatatacaacattcttcgctgtcccattgtctgtgcatataaatagattgacAGGTTTACTgtctcttgaacatgcaaaatataattgtccatgggaaaaacaatcctagtttttttcagaacttgccccagcaacacgtgtGCAAGGTACTAATTTTTAACAGCGCaaaacttgcggatatacaGCTGGTAATTCCTCTGATGTACTCTAGTAATTCCTCACCAcgcattttttttctccatcaGCTGCAAGccaggtttcgcgttgctcttgtaatacatcgacacgctttcttttggtaatttctctctgagccgcaagcctaacccctcccccctaaagcaacacgtatgcaaggtgctaatttttaacttcgTGAAtcttgtggatatacaacattcttcgctgtcccattgactctgcatataaatagattgtccagtttaccgactcttgaacatggaacatataattgtccataggaaaaacaatccgcattcagatctataccgcatttttctaatgattgcccttgagctttgttgatggtgattgcaaatgctaatcgaattgagaaatgcaatattttaaattgacaaggcagatccgttggaatcatggcaattcgaggaataagaacagcctcaccctcggaaagccctgtcaagattgGTGCCTCTACtacgttttccattgtctttttttacgacaagtcgcgtgccattgcaaagctttggtgggttaatatttctcAACactattattggtacgcctatttttagtttaaaaatttgaaattctgatggatagttaaccgcttcatttgattccagaactgtgtcgactgacttgtaaaagactggctggtctcgaatcttggtcagaataatattgttgatttcgtgtaCGTCTTTGTTCTAGCTGCCAATAttgctcgttcacttagccatttatgatttttataattgcttagaatattcggaaataccttttcaaccaaatcattttttgacgtcactaaattacagaattcaggaggTATTTGTAtttgtcctgaaattgagtcaactgggagctttctgtttccaattacCAGCAATTGGTCTCAAATTATTTCAGAAGAGTGATCGgtttgcaatcggacacacatatttatagttaattttaatgtcttcacgtgtacccataaattagaatttttaaagcaagcattcatttcgtctgcaggtgtcgatctaggaataaaaggtaatgtttgcctgaaatctcccacaagcctatattaatgtgctgccaaagggtttggaGTTTCCTCACAAATCTTGCAATGATGCGTCAAGTAcctcgagtgattttttttgtgccattgtgcattcgtcccaaacaataagtttgcattgctgcattACTTTACCCATTCCAGATTatttggaaatgttgcacgtgggggtttctgtagattgcatattcagaggcaatttcaaagtggaatgagcagttctcccAGCatgcagcaacgttgcggctattctggacgacgaAAAGGCCAACGCAATGttattttttgatcgaattgatgccagaataaATCTTATTAGAAACGTTTTGCCAGTACCACTTggcacatccaaaaagaagattcttCCAACTTgtttatcgacacaatgcattgtCTGATCATAGATGTCTTTTTGTTCAGAAGTTAACgtagaaatatttgtttttatatacgTCAATAGATCAATCATGTTGTAATGTTGTTCACGATCCAGTTtgttctacacatgtagaaatagcagcagtacgattaggtgaaggcattcccaaatgcttgagaagttcgTTTGCCATAAacaagcacaaatcttcaatcataactaaagtgaagttattaatttctgttgtaaaattcaaggtcatatctgacctctcTAACTGtgttcgatggagtatatcctcggccatttgtGATTTGTATTTCTtccatagctctgtaggagatgaTGGAGAGCCAGTTTCCACTATGATTCCAAataatgcacgaatttgactcggagttgacgtttcgcacgcgtcattgatgcaattATCCCAATGTTGGTCGTTTTCCAGTAAATTTAGAGCTTGGCATACACTACGATAAAGTATCATGTATAGTCCCCATTACAGTTCAGGgcctattttattaaaaatagg includes the following:
- the LOC136034899 gene encoding uncharacterized protein LOC136034899, yielding MILYRSVCQALNLLENDQHWDNCINDACETSTPSQIRALFGIIVETGSPSSPTELWKKYKSQMAEDILHRTQLERSDMTLNFTTEINNFTLVMIEDLCLFMANELLKHLGMPSPNRTAAISTCVEQTGS